The genome window CGTTCTGGTAGTGCGAGAAGCGGTCTTCAATCCGCCACTCGGATGCGTCACGCTCTTGGAATCGTTTCAGGGTTGTGTGCATCTCTTTGCGGAGATGCTTCGCTCTGCTTCCGCTACACACGAACGGGTCAGTCGGAGAACCATCCTTGAGGGCACAGCCCGTGATGAGGGCGGTTTCTCCGATGTCTAAGCCGATGTGCGTGGCGTCACCGTCAGTTGTTGGTTCTTCGACTGGGTACTCGACGGTGACGTGCAGTACCCAGTTCCTCCGGTGTTGCTGAAGCCGTATCTCGCCTGCCCTCGCGTCCTCCGATACGAGGTCGTGCCAGAGGCCTTCCTGTTCGGGATTGATGCGGAGCGGTATCCAGAAGTTCGTTCCCCGACCGGGACGGGGAACCCACCACGTGAACTCGTAGTCGCGTTCTTCGGAGTGGTCGAACTTCGCGGCTTGGTTCGTGAGCCGTATCGGGTGGCCGTCGTCCAACTCCTTCGCGTTGTACGTCTTTCGGAGTTTCGGGACGTAGTTGCAGAGAGCGGCTTTGGCCTGATACGGCAGGTCGTAGGGCGTCACGATGTCACTCACCGCCGACATGGTACTCGCCCCGGCGTCGAACGCCTCTTGCAGCCCGTCACGGTACGTTTCGAGCAGGTCGTTCAGTTTCGACTGCTTGTGCGCCGTGGGTGGCGCGAACGTCGCCTGCAACGTCTTCGTGACGGTCGTAGACACGCTACTGCT of Halorussus salinus contains these proteins:
- a CDS encoding transposase, translated to MSTTVTKTLQATFAPPTAHKQSKLNDLLETYRDGLQEAFDAGASTMSAVSDIVTPYDLPYQAKAALCNYVPKLRKTYNAKELDDGHPIRLTNQAAKFDHSEERDYEFTWWVPRPGRGTNFWIPLRINPEQEGLWHDLVSEDARAGEIRLQQHRRNWVLHVTVEYPVEEPTTDGDATHIGLDIGETALITGCALKDGSPTDPFVCSGSRAKHLRKEMHTTLKRFQERDASEWRIEDRFSHYQNALTDIVEKASRQAVEYAKRFDNPVLVMEDLTYIRER